The DNA region CACATGACAACGCAAACAACTGCGGTGTAAAAATATTTAAATCACCTGAGTTGTATTTAAATTAGGTCACGTGCGCGCAGCTCAGCTTTTATATAGGCATAATAAATAGGGGCAGCAACAATCCCTATCAGCCCAAATGCGGCCTCCATACACAGCATAGCAATTAACAACTCCCATGCATTTGCACGAATCTGGTTACCTACAATGCGTGCATTCAGGAAATACTCAAACTTATGAATAATCACTAAATACAGCAAAGAACCGAGCGCTACAGCAAGTGATTGGCTTAAACTCACCACCACAATGACAGCATTCGAAATCAAATTGCCAATGACTGGAATCAAACCAACCACAAAGGTAATGGCAATCATGGTTTTCACTAAGGGCAAATGCACGCCCATTAACGGCAACACTACTGCTAAGTAGATTGCTGTAAAGAAAGTATTAATGGCTGAAATACGTATCTGTGCGAATACTACACGCTTAAAAGCATCACTTAACAAAGCACAGCGTTCATAAAGTGCGCCGGAAAATGGCTTAAAATGCTCAATCGACACCGCCTCGCGCAACGCCAACATTCCACCGACTATCATGCCAATCAGGATATGTGCAGTCACACGCCCCGCTTCTTTACCTACCACTTGCAACTCATCAGCATGCGAACGCAACCATGTCGTTAACATTTCTTTAAAGGTAAGCGCATCAGCAGGTAGATGCGTTAATAACGAGCTCGGTAAAATTTTTCTTGAGTCTTCAAGTATCTGCGCCATTTTCGCTAAC from Methylotenera sp. L2L1 includes:
- a CDS encoding AI-2E family transporter, with protein sequence MAKLAQVQAATSYEIAAWLLTGVALFCVLKFSLLPALLAGLLVYQLVHMITPYISRRFPSKRPSNYSKLWAVGILVFIVVSLLSLAGAGLTAFLRSDAGSLTVLLAKMAQILEDSRKILPSSLLTHLPADALTFKEMLTTWLRSHADELQVVGKEAGRVTAHILIGMIVGGMLALREAVSIEHFKPFSGALYERCALLSDAFKRVVFAQIRISAINTFFTAIYLAVVLPLMGVHLPLVKTMIAITFVVGLIPVIGNLISNAVIVVVSLSQSLAVALGSLLYLVIIHKFEYFLNARIVGNQIRANAWELLIAMLCMEAAFGLIGIVAAPIYYAYIKAELRARDLI